The Intestinibaculum porci DNA window AGTCATCGAAGCGATCAATACCTTAAAAGGTCAAGGTCCTGAAGATTTTACGACATTATGTAAAGAAGAAGCAGAAACGATGTTACTGATGGCTAAGGCAGCCAGCAGCCGTGAAGAAGCGCGCGCTAAGGTTGAAGATGCCATCTCTTCCGGGCAGGCTTTAGCTGCTTTTAAAGCGATGGTAAAAGCCCAAGGCGGCGATGAAACGTACATCGATCATCCGGAAAAATTTCCAAAAGCCAACTATCAGATCGAGATCCCGGCGCGAGAAAGCGGCTATGTTGAAGATTTAGAAGCGTTACGCTTAGGTTTAGTTTCCATGAAACTTGGTGGCGGCCGTGCCCGCAAGGATGATGTCATTGATCATCAGGTCGGCTTAGTCCTACACAAAAAAATTGGTGATCACGTGGAAAAGAGCGAATCACTGGCAACCGTGCACTGCAATGTGCCATTGAATGATGCTTTAAAAGAAGATATTTACAAAGCTTATCATATCACAAGTGAACCAGTCACTAAACCTCAGCTCATTGAAGGAACCTTAGAGTAATCAAAAAGATCGCTTAATTGCGATCTTTTTTTAGGAATACCGACATGATGATTTATTATGATTCATTTCTATGTTTGTTGGAATGGCGGAAATACGCTTCTCCGCAAATAAGTGCAATAATAGCGCAAAGTAAAAAGATATGCATAATTGACATAAACATAACCTGCCTTCTTGTCGTCGGCATTCCCTCTACTTTCATCTTAGGAACTTCTTTTGATGATTGCAATATTTTTTACCATTTTTGAAAAAATTGTAGCCTTACAAACCACCTTTTTGTATGATTACTGCAGGAGGATATTATGAAATACTTATTTTTTGATGTCGATGGGACATTACTTGGGAAATCACGTTTTATTACCGACAATACCATTAAGGCTTTACATAAAGTCAAAGATGCTGGCCATAAAGTATTTATCTGCACTGGCCGCGCTCCTACTTCAATTGTCGGCGGGAACTTAGAAAAAGTACCAGCAGATGGCTTTATCGCCAGTGCTGGCGGCTTCGTGAATGTCGAAGGGGAATATATCTTTAAAAACTATATCGATCCAACAACTTTAATGGAAGTCATGACTCTATTTACCAACCACAAAGTCTTATTTGCCTTAGAAACAGAAAAGGCTATTTATCAGACACCTGGCGTCAATGAATTCTTTGATATGAAACATCATCAGGAATTTGGCGACAATGTCGAATTACAGCGTTTCTTTGAACTCAAACGCGTCAAAGAAAACCGTACGTCCATTTTAGAATTCGATCCCCAGACCATTGGTGTGACGAAAGTCTCTTTTATCGCTCAGGATCGTTATCTCTTCTTAGATATCGTCAAATACTTAACAGATCATTTCAATGTGGTGACTTTCAACAGTGAAAATGATGACTTCATCAATGGCGAAATCATTTTGAAGAACTGCACCAAAGCGGATGGTATTAAACGCGTCTTAAAAGCAGAAGGCGGATCTTTAGAGGATACGATCTCATTTGGCGATTCGATGAATGATTATCAGATGGTGGCCACGACCCATGAAGCGTATGTTTCACAAAAAGCACCAGAAAAATTAAAAGATATTGCGACCGGCACTTTTGAAGATCCTGATGCCGATGGCATCGCTCATTTATTAGACACATTACATCTTTACTAACGCAAGGCAGCTTGCGTTTTTTCTATACTCTAAAAGTATCACTGCCACTCTCTTCACCTATGGTACTCATGAAAATTTTCATTTTTCCTGGCTTTCTATTTTCATGGTTTCCCCCTTGTAATATAATGGGCACGAAAGGAAGAGTGAACATGAAAAAATTTATTATCGATCCGATGGATCTGAGTGTTGATGAAATCAATGAGCTCGTTGATCTCGCTGATGACATCATTAAAGACCGGTCCCGCTATCAGGATGTTTGCCGGCATAAGATCCTCGCTACTTTATTCTTTGAACCTAGCACCCGTACCCGTCTCTCTTTTGAGAGTGCGATGCTTTCTTTAGGAGGCAATGTCTTAGGCTTCCCAAGCGGCAATGTCTCTTCAGCGACTAAAGGAGAATCTGTCACCGATACGATTTGGACCGTTTCCTGCTTTAGTGATATCATCGCTATGCGTCATCCCAAAGAAGGCGCACCAAGAGTCGCTATTCGCCGTTCCAAAGTCCCTCTGATTAATGCCGGTGATGGCGGTCATAACCATCCTACCCAGACCTTAACGGACCTATTAACGATTCATCGTGAGAAAGGACGTTTTGATCATTTAACCGTAGGTTTCTGCGGCGACTTAAAGTTTGGCCGCACGGTCCATTCTTTAGTCAAAGCGATGTCCCGCTATGAAGGCGTTCGCTTCGTCTTTATCTCGCCAGAGGAATTAATGCTGCCAGATTATTTGAAAGAAGACTTACTTGATCCTTTGGGTATTCCTTATAAGGAAGTACGCTCAATGGAAGAAGTCATGAGTGACTTAGATATTCTCTATATGACCCGTGTTCAGCAGGAACGTTTCTTCAATGAACAGGATTACTTACGTTTACGTGATACTTATATCTTAGATCTCAAAAAATTAGACAATGCGAAAAAAGATTTATGCATCATGCATCCTTTACCACGTGTCAATGAAATTTCAACGGAAGTCGATGATGATCCAAGAGCCTGCTATTTCAAACAGGTCGAAAATGGCCGTTATATTCGAATGGCCCTTATCTTAAGTCTCTTAAATCTTGATCATGAGGTGGAACGTTTATGAAAGTCGATAGTATAAAGAACGGTATTGTCCTTGATCATATTACCGCTGGTAAAGTCATGGAAGTCTACAATGCCTTAAACTTAGATAAACTGGATTGTACCATTGCCATTTTAAAAAATGTCCCAAGTCATAAAATGGGCCATAAAGATATTTTAAAGATCGATAATGATTTTGATATTGATTTAGATGTCCTTGGCTATCTTGATCACAACATTACCATCTCCTATATTAAAGATGGCACAACTGTTGAGAAAAAACACTTAGCCCTGCCAGAGCGTATTAAAAACGTAGAACGCTGCAAAAACCCCCGCTGTATTACGACGGTGGAAAGAGGCATCGATCAGGAATTCTATTTAGCGAATCGGGAAAAGAAGATTTACCGCTGTATCTATTGCGATTCGAAAGTAGAACACAACAAATAAAGACTTATTCACCATGATGGTGAATAAACCTTTTTTAGACAAGACTTATCCCCTGTTTTGGTGGATAAGTTTTTTTATTTTACCTTTATCCCCCATCATGGTGACTTTCTCCCTCTTTCCAAGATGTTATCCCCCATGATTGTGACTATCCCCTTACAAATGAAAAAGATAGTCACCAGAAATGTGACTATCTAAGAATCCGGCTGTAATCCACCGCTGGTTTTTCATAAGTTGTTTGATCAGCAGGATCAAACTGGGCAATAAAATCAATAATCTGATTCGTTAAACTCGTCGGTGTCGAAGCCCCAGAAGAAACGGCGACGTGATGTTTATCCATCAGCCAGGCAATATCTAGTTCTTCGATCGAACCAATCATCTTCACTTCTTTATGCGCCTGATCATGCGAGATGGACGCTAACTTCTTCGTATTATTAGAATGCGGATCCCCAACAATAATGACCAGATCAATATCTTCATCCATCTTTGCGATCGCTTCCTGACGAATCTTCGTTGCCGTGCAGATTTCCTGTTCCACAGCTAAATGCGGCAGATGCGCTTTCGCATATTCCGTTAAATCATACACATCATAAAGAGACATCGTCGTCTGATTCGTTAACATATAATGTTTCTCTGGATCTAAGCCGTCAAAATCTTCCTTCTTTGCAATTAAGTGCATATGCTCAGGATCGATGAGCATCGCCCCTTCCGCTTCCGGATGATTCTTTTTCCCAATATAGAGAATCTCATATCCCTTCGCTAACTCTTCTTTAATCAGATCATGGGTTTTTATCACATCTAAACATGAGGCATCAATCACATCTAAGCCCTTTTCACGTGCTTTCTGACTGACCACATCACCCGCTCCATGCGCGGTAATAATGACAGTCCCATGATCGATCTCATCTAATAGCTCCAAACGGGTTTTATGGGCATCTTCAATCGTAATAGCGCCCATCTCCTTTAACGCATTGACAATATATTCATTATGGACAATCATCCCTAAAATATAAAGGGGCTGTTTGGTCACATCCTGTGTTGCTTTTTTCGCAATATTAATCGCCCGCACAACACCTTTACAGTACCCGCGGGGCGTAATCCCGGTAACTTTCATAATAAACCTCAACTTTCTCTTCCATTATAGCATATATTTTCCATTTTGCATTTCTGGTAATTTGTGATATAATGCCAAAGATTTAAGGAGGCGAAAAACATGGAAAACTTCAATCAATTTTCATTTCGTAAAGATATTGTGCAGACATTAGAGCACATTCATTTTCATAAACCAACCCCAATTCAGGAAAAAGTGATTCCGCTTGTTTTACATCATCGTGATGTGGTCGGGATCTCCCAGACTGGAACGGGGAAAACTCATGCATTCTTACTGCCGATCATTCAGCGTATTGACGTGACAAAAGGAAAAGTCCAGGCGGTTGTTGCAGCGCCAACACGCGAATTAGCCCAGCAGATTTATGAGAATGCAAAAGCTTTTAAAAAGTATAATAGTGATTTACGCATTTCATTACTTATTGGCGGCAGTGATAAACAGAAAGCAATTAGTAAATTAAATAATCAGCCCCATTTAGTCATTGGGACACCAGGTCGTATCAAAGACTTATCAATCGATGAACAGGCGTTAAGAATTACCACCGCTGATATCTTCGTTATCGATGAAGCGGATATGACATTAGAATATGGTTACTTTGAAGACTTAGATACAGTCTTAGGCAAAATGAAAGACGACTTAGAAATGCTGGTCTTCTCAGCTACCATTCCTGAAGCGATGAAACCATTCTTACGGAAATATATGAAAAACCCTGAAATGGTGACGATTGATTCGCATTTGCCATCATCAGGTCATGTCAAACATTATTTAATCCCAACCAAGCATCGCGATCGCTATGAAGTCTTAAAAGACATCATGAACATGATCGATCCTTATATTTGTATTATCTTCACCAATACCCGCGTCGAAGCCGCAAAGCTCGCTTCTAAATTGCGTGAAGATGGCTATAAAATTGGCGAAATTCATGGGGACCTTGAGCCGCGTGAACGTAAACAGATGATGCGTCGTATTCATAATAATGAATACCAGTATATCGTAGCGACCGATATCGCTGCCCGCGGGATTGATATCGATGGGGTTTCGCACGTCATTAACATGGAATTCCCAACCGAACGTGATTTCTATATTCATCGCTCAGGCCGCTGTGGCCGTGGAAAATACACGGGGGAATGTTTCTCCATGTATGATACTTCTAACCAGGTGATGGTTGAAGCGTTAGAAAAGAAACATATCCATTTTGAAATGAAGGCTATCAAAAACGGCAAACTCATTGATGCCGGGGAACGTCAGAAACGTAAAAACCGTACCCATCAGCCAACTGAACTGGAAAAAGAAGTCCAGAAGATTGTCCGTAAACCAAAGAAAGTCAAACCAGGCTATAAAAAGAAACGTAAGAGAGAAATTGATCAGCTCTACCGTAAACAGAAACGCGCCATCATTCAGGCCGATATCAAACGTCAGCGTAAAGAACGTTATAAAAAAGCGCAGGCGGAAAAACGGATGGCAGAAGAGCGTGGTGATTACTAATGACGAAACTGCTCATTGGCTCCCATGTGGGCATGAAAGCAAAGAAATTTTTACTTGGCTCGGTTGAGGAAGCATTATCTTATGGGGCTACAACCTTCATGTTTTATACCGGGGCTCCGCAAAATACCCGCCGGAAAGATATTTCTGAATTACGCGTAGAAGAAGCGCGTCAGTTAATGATTGATAATGGCATTGATATTGATCAGGTTGTCGTTCATGCCCCTTATATTATTAACTTAGCTAATACGGTTAAACCAGAAACCTTTGAATTAGCGGTTTCCTTTCTCAAAACAGAGATTGAACGCGTTCATGAAATTGGCGCCAAGCGGCTGGTATTACATCCTGGTTCGCATGTCAAAGCTGGAGAAGAAGCTGGTTTAGCATCCATCATTGAGGGACTCAATCAGGTCTTAACACCTGATCAGGATGTCATGATTGCCTTAGAATCAATGGCTGGTAAAGGCAGTGAATTAGGCACATCGATCGATCAGCTATCTTATCTCATTGATCATGTCACCTTATCTGATAAATTAGGCATTTGTTTGGATACCTGCCATCTTAATGATGCTGGTTATGATATCAATGACTTTGATGCTATTTTAGATGAAGTCGAAGAAAAGATTGGTTTAGATAAAGTGTTAGCCATTCATATCAATGATTCCAAAAATCCGCGTGGTGCGCATAAGGACCGCCATGAAAACATCGGTTTTGGCACCATTGGTTTTGAGGCTCTGAACAAAGTTGTGCATAACCCGCGTTTAGAAAATGTCCCGAAGATCTTAGAGACACCTTACATCAATGATCACGCCCCTTATAAGGATGAAATCATGATGTTTGAAACCAATACTTTTAATCCTCATCTCAAAGAGGCATATGAGGCAAAATAATGGACCATCTTCGCAAGATGGTCTTTTTTCATAGAAGAAAGACGAAAAAGCTCTTCAACAAGAAATCTTTGACAGACTTCACAGCTTAAACTATCAATATTCCTTCTCATCACTAATAAGATTTTTAACGCAGTCACATCATCAGCTGGTAAATCGAACATCTCTAAAATCTTTTCAAATTCATAAAGCGAAATGACATTTAAATAATTTTTGGATTGCATAAGAGCCTCCTAGATAAAAAAAGCCATCACTCAAAAAGTGATCGCTTTGATACTTTCAATAAAGGCATGAGTGATATCGGCGGTTAAGCCCCAAATCACCTCATCCTGAAATAAATACATATACACATCACGGGTTTTCTCTAACCACTGATAATCCTTCCCGCCTGGTAAGCGTTCAATGGGAAAATGAGGATCAGGAATGGTTTGCTGGGTCAGTTTATATTGCTGGGGAATATTAGCACATAGCCAAGTGAGCGGGACTTTAAATAAGTGATCCACTTCATCTTGAGAATAACTGTAAGAACCTTTGATCTTCCCAATATAAGGCCAGACGATCGCGCCATTGCCAAGTTCAAAACTATCCATGCCGCCAATCACTTCAATCGCTTCCGGCTTGATCAATAATTCTTCACAAGTTTCGCGAACAGCCGTTTCTTGACGGCTTTCATGCCCTTCCATCCGGCCGCCGGGAAAACAAACTTCCCCTGGCTGCGAAGATAACTGATAAGAGCGCACTTCATAAAGCAGAGATAATGATCCGTCTTCCTCTATTAACGGCAATAAGACCGCTGACTCACGTTTGATCCGCCGGCCTTGGCGGCCTTTATAAACCTCCTCAATCGCCTGATTGAGGGTCATTCTGGGTGATGGTCCGACGGATTTCTTCATAGTCTTCCTTCGCTTCCTTAAAAGTATTTCGGATACAGTAGTTATGCGGACATTCTTTGCGTAACACCGCATGGATGGGAATCAGATCCATTTTAAAAGTAGAAATAATACTTGGCGCTTTCGCGCTGTAAATATCACAGTCACCATAATAAAGCCAGGTTTCTGGGGTATTGGCTAAATCCATATGCCGGAAATGGGTAAAGTCATCACTGCCCTTTAAAACTTCATGACCATAGGTATAGCTCATTAATGGATCTTTGCGGGAAATCTTTTTCATTGTCTCCGCTTCTTTACCAACGGCATTGCCGACTGGTGAAATGAGGAAGAGATAACGTGGCGATGCTAACTTTTCATGACTGTTATTAAATGGGAAGAAGTCTAAAAGGATCGTCGCCCCTAACGAATAGCCATAAAAGTCAATCGCCCCCGCCTCATAATATTTCAACATTTCCTTGTACACTTCATAAATGCAAGCCACCTGCCCGTTGATTGTTGAATCAAAGGTATGCGGATAAAGCGGCAGCCAGATATCACGATGGGTTTCATCACCAAGTTTCCAGGCCGCTTCTAATTCCTCTTTAGTGGGATAAAGCGGTAAAACATTGCCAGGGCAATACAAAATAGCTTTTTCAGCTGGCGTCTTCTGAACCATCCGAATAACCTGAAAAGTAATCATCTGATTATGAACGACTAAAGAGATCTCCACTTGTGAAAAGAGATGATCATAATTTTCCTTCGGCATCTCAAATGCATGTTTGGCATTATAACGTTCCACTCTTGATGGTAATTCCTCAGGTTTGGTCGTCCACTTTTTAAAGCCTGAATGTTTTAAAACATTTTTATATAAATTTAATTGAATACTCACAATGACACCTTCTTACATTTGCGTTTCCTCAAAAGAGAGGAGATGATCGTTTTGATAGGTCGCCTTAGCCTGATGCACCTTTTCATCTTTTAGCCAGGAAAGGAAGTAAGGATCCGCTTCCCACATTGGTAAATCAGACAGTTTCTCATCATCAATCCAATGCAGTTCTCCTTCATCACAAACATGCATTTCACCACTAAAATCTTCACTTGTATAAACATACATTTTTTCTTCATAATGACGCGTTAAATCGATGAATAAAACCGTCCCGACAAAGCGGGCGCTATGCATAATATAATGTGTCTCCTCATACGTTTCTCGCTTAGCGCCCTCATAAGGCGATTCTCCTGCTTCTAATTTACCACCAATGCCAATCCATTTTCCACTATTTAAATCATCTTTCTTCTTATTGCGCAGCAGCATTAAGGTCTGATGAGGACGATGCAGATAAATAAGCGTTGTTTCTTTCATTTACAAGTACCGATAATAATCTGGCGAGCAGCTTTCGACGATCGTCAGATCTGTGCATTTTTCAAGTTCTGCTTTCAAATGAGAAACCATAATCACCTCGGCGTGATGGCCAATATCAACTAAGACTTTGTTTTGAATCGTTGCTTCTTCCCCGGTATGGTATTTAAGATCACCAGTAATATACGCATCCACATCCGCTTCGTGAATAAAATCACTGCCGCTGCCGCCGCAGATCGCCACGCGAGAAATCATTGCTTTTTCTCCCGCTACGTGGACAACTGGTAAATGATAAACTGCTTTCACCCGGGCAATAAAGTCATCAAAAGTGAGCGGCGTTGTAAACGTTCCTTTTTTCGCAATGCCGGATTCTTCAAAATCAGTAATTTCCGTTAACCCTAAAGCCTCGCATAACCATGTATTCATGGAGACTTTATCTAATGGCGTATGCGAAGAATAAATGACTAAATCATTTTTGATCGCCAGCGCGATACATTTTCCCACATAACTATTAAGGTCTAAGGAAAGATCTTTGAATAAAAAAGGATGATGGGTAATAAGCATATCACACTTTGCGGCGATCGCTTCCTCAATTGTCCGCTGATCGCAATCTAAAGCGATCATCACTTTGTGAATCTCCTTATAAGCATTTCCGCATTATAAGCCAGAATGATCCCAAGCCTCCTGCAGTGATAAGGGATATTTTTCTTCCATTAAAGTTATTAATTCTTTAGCCTGCATGATCTAACACCTTCTCAATCATTTCTTTTTCTTTTAATACTTTCTCATATTTCTCATGTTGCGGATCAAGACTTTTTAAAATCCGTCTCTGCACTTCTAAAGCATGCATCCACTTTTCTTCAAAAAGCGGACCTTGTTTTTGTCTTAATACCGGGCCAAACATCAGATCTTCTTCGCTATAAGAAACATCCTGCCCTTTTTTAGCGACGATGATCTCATAAATATGATGGCCATCTTTGACCATCGCTTCATCAATGATCGCTAACTGATGTTTTTCTAAACAGGCTCTTAATAAATCAATCGCTGTATTCGCCTGTAAGAAAAACAAATTATCATCCATCTTTTCAACGTGGGCTTCTAAGATTTGACTCATTAATAAACCGCCCATGCCGCAGATCGCAATCATGTCAGTAGGCAGGGATGCAACTGGGTCTAAGCCATCTCCTAATAAGGGAATAACATGCCCAATTACCCCTTCATGCACAATCGTGGCCTGAGAACTTGCGAGCGGGCCTTCTGCCACGTCACAGGCATAGGCTTTTTCAATCACATGATTTTTGTATAGAAAACAAGGCAGATAAGCGTGATCAGTGCCAATATCTGCCAATGTGTTTCCGGTTTTATACTGTGTAATCATCTCGCAAATCTTAAGCAGGCGCTTAGAATGGAGTTTCATTAACGGTCTAAGAAGTCTTTCAGACGTTTAGAACGTGAGGGATGTTTCAGCTTTCTTAAAGCTTTCGCTTCAATCTGTCTGATACGTTCTCTTGTGACGTTAAATTCCTTACCCACTTCTTCGAGGGTACGCGTACGACCATCATCTAAGCCAAAACGTAAACGTAAGACTTTTTCTTCACGGTCCGTTAATTCTAATAAGACTTCATTTAATTCATCTTTTAATAATTCATTAGATGCGTAATCATCTGGTGACATCGCCCCTTCATCTTCGATGAAATCACCTAAATGGGAATCATCTTCTTCCCCGATTGGTGTTTCTAATGAGACTGGTTCAAGAGAAATCTTCTGAATTTCTCTGACTTTTTCCGGAGTCATGCCATCCATCTTTTCGGCGATTTCTTCCGCCGTTGGTTCACGCCCTAATTCCTGAATCAGCTGACGCTGAATACGGGTTAATTTAT harbors:
- a CDS encoding tRNA (adenine(22)-N(1))-methyltransferase — protein: MKLHSKRLLKICEMITQYKTGNTLADIGTDHAYLPCFLYKNHVIEKAYACDVAEGPLASSQATIVHEGVIGHVIPLLGDGLDPVASLPTDMIAICGMGGLLMSQILEAHVEKMDDNLFFLQANTAIDLLRACLEKHQLAIIDEAMVKDGHHIYEIIVAKKGQDVSYSEEDLMFGPVLRQKQGPLFEEKWMHALEVQRRILKSLDPQHEKYEKVLKEKEMIEKVLDHAG
- a CDS encoding aspartate carbamoyltransferase regulatory subunit encodes the protein MKVDSIKNGIVLDHITAGKVMEVYNALNLDKLDCTIAILKNVPSHKMGHKDILKIDNDFDIDLDVLGYLDHNITISYIKDGTTVEKKHLALPERIKNVERCKNPRCITTVERGIDQEFYLANREKKIYRCIYCDSKVEHNK
- a CDS encoding NUDIX hydrolase — its product is MKETTLIYLHRPHQTLMLLRNKKKDDLNSGKWIGIGGKLEAGESPYEGAKRETYEETHYIMHSARFVGTVLFIDLTRHYEEKMYVYTSEDFSGEMHVCDEGELHWIDDEKLSDLPMWEADPYFLSWLKDEKVHQAKATYQNDHLLSFEETQM
- a CDS encoding DEAD/DEAH box helicase, which encodes MENFNQFSFRKDIVQTLEHIHFHKPTPIQEKVIPLVLHHRDVVGISQTGTGKTHAFLLPIIQRIDVTKGKVQAVVAAPTRELAQQIYENAKAFKKYNSDLRISLLIGGSDKQKAISKLNNQPHLVIGTPGRIKDLSIDEQALRITTADIFVIDEADMTLEYGYFEDLDTVLGKMKDDLEMLVFSATIPEAMKPFLRKYMKNPEMVTIDSHLPSSGHVKHYLIPTKHRDRYEVLKDIMNMIDPYICIIFTNTRVEAAKLASKLREDGYKIGEIHGDLEPRERKQMMRRIHNNEYQYIVATDIAARGIDIDGVSHVINMEFPTERDFYIHRSGRCGRGKYTGECFSMYDTSNQVMVEALEKKHIHFEMKAIKNGKLIDAGERQKRKNRTHQPTELEKEVQKIVRKPKKVKPGYKKKRKREIDQLYRKQKRAIIQADIKRQRKERYKKAQAEKRMAEERGDY
- a CDS encoding HAD-IIB family hydrolase is translated as MKYLFFDVDGTLLGKSRFITDNTIKALHKVKDAGHKVFICTGRAPTSIVGGNLEKVPADGFIASAGGFVNVEGEYIFKNYIDPTTLMEVMTLFTNHKVLFALETEKAIYQTPGVNEFFDMKHHQEFGDNVELQRFFELKRVKENRTSILEFDPQTIGVTKVSFIAQDRYLFLDIVKYLTDHFNVVTFNSENDDFINGEIILKNCTKADGIKRVLKAEGGSLEDTISFGDSMNDYQMVATTHEAYVSQKAPEKLKDIATGTFEDPDADGIAHLLDTLHLY
- a CDS encoding 4-hydroxy-3-methylbut-2-enyl diphosphate reductase; its protein translation is MKVTGITPRGYCKGVVRAINIAKKATQDVTKQPLYILGMIVHNEYIVNALKEMGAITIEDAHKTRLELLDEIDHGTVIITAHGAGDVVSQKAREKGLDVIDASCLDVIKTHDLIKEELAKGYEILYIGKKNHPEAEGAMLIDPEHMHLIAKKEDFDGLDPEKHYMLTNQTTMSLYDVYDLTEYAKAHLPHLAVEQEICTATKIRQEAIAKMDEDIDLVIIVGDPHSNNTKKLASISHDQAHKEVKMIGSIEELDIAWLMDKHHVAVSSGASTPTSLTNQIIDFIAQFDPADQTTYEKPAVDYSRILR
- a CDS encoding deoxyribonuclease IV, whose translation is MTKLLIGSHVGMKAKKFLLGSVEEALSYGATTFMFYTGAPQNTRRKDISELRVEEARQLMIDNGIDIDQVVVHAPYIINLANTVKPETFELAVSFLKTEIERVHEIGAKRLVLHPGSHVKAGEEAGLASIIEGLNQVLTPDQDVMIALESMAGKGSELGTSIDQLSYLIDHVTLSDKLGICLDTCHLNDAGYDINDFDAILDEVEEKIGLDKVLAIHINDSKNPRGAHKDRHENIGFGTIGFEALNKVVHNPRLENVPKILETPYINDHAPYKDEIMMFETNTFNPHLKEAYEAK
- a CDS encoding NUDIX hydrolase, which encodes MKKSVGPSPRMTLNQAIEEVYKGRQGRRIKRESAVLLPLIEEDGSLSLLYEVRSYQLSSQPGEVCFPGGRMEGHESRQETAVRETCEELLIKPEAIEVIGGMDSFELGNGAIVWPYIGKIKGSYSYSQDEVDHLFKVPLTWLCANIPQQYKLTQQTIPDPHFPIERLPGGKDYQWLEKTRDVYMYLFQDEVIWGLTADITHAFIESIKAITF
- the pyrB gene encoding aspartate carbamoyltransferase gives rise to the protein MKKFIIDPMDLSVDEINELVDLADDIIKDRSRYQDVCRHKILATLFFEPSTRTRLSFESAMLSLGGNVLGFPSGNVSSATKGESVTDTIWTVSCFSDIIAMRHPKEGAPRVAIRRSKVPLINAGDGGHNHPTQTLTDLLTIHREKGRFDHLTVGFCGDLKFGRTVHSLVKAMSRYEGVRFVFISPEELMLPDYLKEDLLDPLGIPYKEVRSMEEVMSDLDILYMTRVQQERFFNEQDYLRLRDTYILDLKKLDNAKKDLCIMHPLPRVNEISTEVDDDPRACYFKQVENGRYIRMALILSLLNLDHEVERL